Proteins encoded within one genomic window of Sulfurovum sp. XGS-02:
- a CDS encoding phosphatase PAP2 family protein, translating to MKTRVLTFILQNKVVIIMNILGFYLFAKMAEDVTEKESILVIDRWVETYINTIQTPLWNTFMVTLTHFNGAMGIFIFSLCMILFLIYKRWYNDLLFYILSVSGANIAYIAIKLIVQRARPSSELLSIATSSFPSGHATMATAMALALYFILAKRVNTIALRSLLLISCIVWPLIIAFSRVYLDVHWFSDVITGIGLGVFWVTLVELINRFKNLVD from the coding sequence ATGAAAACTAGAGTACTCACATTTATTTTACAAAACAAAGTAGTGATCATAATGAATATCCTAGGTTTCTATCTCTTTGCAAAAATGGCAGAAGATGTGACAGAAAAAGAGTCTATTCTTGTGATCGATCGATGGGTAGAGACGTATATCAATACTATACAGACCCCATTATGGAATACATTTATGGTTACACTGACCCATTTCAACGGTGCTATGGGTATTTTTATCTTTTCACTATGTATGATACTTTTCTTGATCTACAAACGATGGTATAACGATCTTTTGTTCTATATTCTTTCTGTGTCTGGTGCAAATATCGCTTATATTGCTATCAAACTTATCGTACAGCGTGCCAGGCCGAGTTCAGAGTTACTTTCGATAGCAACTTCCTCTTTCCCCTCAGGTCATGCCACAATGGCAACAGCTATGGCACTGGCGCTCTATTTTATACTTGCTAAAAGAGTGAATACCATAGCTTTACGGTCACTCTTATTGATAAGTTGTATCGTATGGCCACTTATCATCGCTTTTTCCAGAGTCTATCTGGATGTACATTGGTTTAGTGATGTAATCACGGGCATAGGGCTGGGAGTGTTTTGGGTCACTTTAGTCGAATTGATAAATAGGTTTAAGAACTTAGTGGATTAA
- a CDS encoding MFS transporter has translation MLGWVSFFTDMASAMIMPILPIFVILVLEEGMDKLGIIVAISTFASYALRLVSGYISDRYGIVKPLVVAGYAFSALSKPLIGLTQGYKTVAGLQVAERLGKGLRSAPKDVMIVQYSTERATGKTFGFHKMMDIAGELSGALLLFVLLWYFGQSEMVMRNIFYATFVPGIIGVVIVTFFVRDVPKPIRHPKQSFTLTQNDKKTIAALFFYFLFLLFVFSPSFFTMQAKMVGIATAVIPLLFVVSSGVQTLSSYLFGILIDRFGVKRVLAFSYACGVAAQGLLMFQSPFFTWIAYAFLGLFTVASLNANRAFIARSATNKGSVYGVFYAGVALFGALGAYIAGFIWEHWNMQSALIYSLAGTLVLTLLFLLMKGSHEN, from the coding sequence ATGCTAGGTTGGGTAAGTTTTTTTACCGATATGGCTTCTGCAATGATCATGCCTATTTTACCTATTTTCGTCATCTTGGTCTTAGAGGAGGGGATGGACAAACTGGGTATTATCGTAGCGATATCTACTTTTGCTTCTTATGCGCTTCGTTTGGTATCGGGTTATATTTCCGACAGATATGGCATTGTCAAGCCCTTGGTGGTAGCTGGATATGCTTTTTCTGCGTTGAGCAAGCCTCTGATAGGATTGACACAGGGATATAAAACTGTAGCTGGTTTGCAGGTAGCGGAGAGATTGGGGAAAGGGCTGCGTTCTGCGCCTAAAGATGTGATGATCGTCCAGTATAGCACAGAACGCGCAACAGGTAAAACCTTTGGTTTTCATAAGATGATGGATATCGCAGGAGAGCTGAGCGGTGCGTTGTTGCTCTTTGTACTGCTTTGGTACTTTGGTCAGAGTGAAATGGTCATGCGTAACATCTTTTATGCTACTTTTGTCCCCGGTATCATAGGAGTTGTGATCGTTACATTTTTTGTACGTGATGTCCCTAAACCGATCAGACACCCCAAACAATCGTTTACATTGACACAGAATGACAAAAAAACGATCGCTGCACTCTTCTTTTATTTTCTATTTTTGCTTTTTGTCTTCAGTCCTTCTTTTTTTACGATGCAAGCCAAAATGGTTGGCATTGCCACAGCTGTCATCCCTTTGCTCTTTGTTGTCTCTTCTGGTGTACAGACACTGAGCAGTTATCTTTTTGGCATACTCATTGATCGATTCGGTGTGAAACGGGTTTTGGCATTCTCTTATGCCTGCGGCGTTGCTGCGCAAGGACTTTTAATGTTTCAGAGTCCTTTTTTTACTTGGATTGCCTATGCTTTTCTGGGACTCTTCACTGTGGCTTCCCTGAATGCCAACCGTGCTTTTATAGCACGAAGTGCAACCAATAAAGGATCAGTCTATGGTGTTTTTTACGCAGGAGTAGCACTCTTTGGGGCATTGGGTGCATATATCGCTGGGTTCATATGGGAACACTGGAATATGCAGAGTGCATTGATATACTCATTGGCGGGGACATTAGTACTGACATTGCTGTTTCTTTTGATGAAGGGTAGTCATGAAAACTAG
- a CDS encoding membrane integrity-associated transporter subunit PqiC → MTRIKLLLTVCALFIVSGCALNNYYVLSTASQPKELYPYKSQVIGVEKVEVPKYLFKREIAVAKSSNHVIFLGGSAWAEDMDAGLTRRLISFLQKKFKQPGVYAYPWGTDGQPDIKINVQVSRFIAQEGTVYLDASWEVRNIRTDKKVLKLFSTTVPTNEDAGSIVNAMDRAFAQLEEDVARGVREL, encoded by the coding sequence ATGACCAGGATCAAACTACTATTAACAGTGTGTGCTCTTTTTATCGTAAGCGGCTGTGCTTTGAATAACTATTATGTCCTTTCTACAGCTTCACAACCCAAAGAGCTCTATCCTTACAAGTCTCAAGTGATAGGGGTTGAGAAGGTTGAGGTACCCAAGTATCTTTTTAAAAGAGAGATCGCTGTTGCCAAATCATCGAACCATGTCATATTTTTAGGGGGATCAGCATGGGCCGAAGATATGGATGCAGGATTGACACGAAGGCTGATCTCCTTCTTGCAAAAAAAGTTCAAACAGCCTGGTGTATATGCATATCCCTGGGGTACAGATGGTCAGCCGGACATCAAAATAAACGTGCAAGTATCACGTTTTATTGCCCAGGAAGGTACTGTATATCTTGATGCAAGCTGGGAAGTAAGAAATATACGAACAGACAAAAAAGTGCTTAAATTATTTAGTACAACGGTGCCAACGAATGAAGATGCCGGCAGTATAGTCAATGCTATGGACAGAGCATTTGCACAACTGGAAGAAGATGTGGCCAGAGGAGTCAGGGAACTTTAG
- a CDS encoding intermembrane transport protein PqiB, whose translation MSTQRPTIEESSKFNLITSIWIVPFIALIIAGWLAYQYFSELGPEIEIVFPENAGLHAGQSQIKYRNVPIGTVKKIVLQEEGEGVTVIARMEKSATPYLNTHAKFWIVKPVVGISGISGLETLISGTYIDMFSAKGGEPKKSFHGLTQAYRYTEDGMYFQLSAPSSYNVKKGTPVYFKNIEAGQVEHVNISLDGQGVEFVVFINKLYVPYVHRSSKFWVMSALEMSLAHGRLDVNVAPVTHLVQGGIEFSSAGVNTSDRVPDKFVFRLYKNANLAEGQVIGKGGDFINTFEILTEDSIAKLKKGALVQYEGYEVGRVKDIKLSYNKDTHKILGKILVDIDLSSFATKRDDITSCQQKFYQALEEGLSAKISSADPFTGTLFVDLVFDTNTTQRDIIQGEHFVRLPSVPNDTRGIVDGVEKLVASLNRVVDENEEPIQKIVADLQQTVNNLNAMTEAKTFKTMPDEMNKAMKELTTTLRTAKKVLKGYDSNSLLTHQISQTLKEVTETSQEMEEFLKMLNRKPNSLIFGDK comes from the coding sequence ATGTCAACACAGCGACCTACAATAGAAGAATCAAGTAAATTCAACCTTATTACCTCCATATGGATCGTGCCGTTTATCGCACTCATTATAGCTGGCTGGCTGGCATATCAGTATTTTTCTGAACTAGGACCTGAAATAGAAATTGTTTTTCCTGAAAATGCAGGATTGCATGCGGGACAGAGTCAGATCAAATATAGAAATGTACCTATAGGTACAGTAAAAAAGATCGTCTTGCAAGAAGAGGGTGAAGGTGTGACAGTGATCGCAAGAATGGAAAAATCTGCCACCCCTTATTTGAATACCCATGCAAAATTCTGGATCGTCAAGCCTGTAGTAGGGATCTCCGGTATTTCAGGTCTTGAGACTTTGATATCTGGAACCTATATCGATATGTTTTCTGCTAAAGGCGGAGAACCCAAAAAATCTTTTCATGGCTTGACACAGGCGTATCGTTATACGGAAGACGGTATGTACTTTCAGCTTAGTGCACCCTCAAGCTATAATGTCAAAAAAGGTACACCTGTCTATTTTAAGAATATTGAAGCGGGTCAGGTGGAACATGTGAACATCTCTTTGGATGGGCAGGGGGTTGAGTTTGTGGTCTTTATCAACAAACTCTATGTTCCTTATGTGCACAGAAGTTCCAAGTTCTGGGTGATGAGTGCGCTCGAGATGAGTCTGGCCCATGGAAGGCTTGATGTCAATGTAGCACCTGTGACGCATTTGGTACAAGGGGGTATCGAGTTCTCCTCAGCAGGAGTAAATACTTCTGACAGGGTACCTGACAAATTCGTTTTCCGTCTTTACAAAAATGCTAATCTGGCTGAAGGACAAGTGATCGGGAAAGGCGGGGATTTTATCAATACCTTTGAAATCCTGACCGAAGACTCTATCGCTAAACTCAAAAAAGGTGCATTGGTACAGTATGAAGGGTATGAAGTAGGACGTGTAAAAGATATTAAACTCTCCTACAATAAGGATACACATAAGATACTGGGGAAGATCCTTGTTGACATAGACCTCTCCTCTTTTGCCACAAAGCGTGATGATATCACAAGTTGCCAACAGAAATTCTATCAGGCTTTAGAAGAGGGATTAAGTGCGAAAATATCTTCAGCAGACCCTTTTACAGGTACACTCTTTGTTGACTTGGTGTTTGATACGAACACAACACAAAGAGATATTATACAGGGAGAGCATTTTGTACGTCTTCCTTCTGTTCCCAATGATACAAGAGGCATAGTTGATGGGGTTGAAAAACTGGTCGCTTCTCTGAACAGAGTGGTCGATGAGAATGAAGAGCCTATACAGAAAATAGTGGCAGACCTGCAACAGACCGTGAATAATCTTAATGCAATGACAGAAGCAAAAACCTTTAAAACGATGCCGGATGAGATGAATAAAGCCATGAAAGAGTTGACAACAACACTCCGTACAGCGAAAAAGGTGCTCAAAGGGTATGACAGTAATTCACTCTTAACACATCAAATTTCTCAAACACTCAAAGAGGTGACGGAAACATCTCAAGAGATGGAGGAGTTCCTGAAAATGTTGAACCGTAAACCAAATTCACTTATTTTTGGAGATAAATAA
- a CDS encoding paraquat-inducible protein A, with product MIEIDKDKLIRCPICGAVNLDKGRKNRCRRCNSAIYHHKRFSTEKSWAFLITAMIAYIPANIYPMLITKQFGSEEGNTLLGGVVMLWEHGSYPIAMIIFVASILIPVLKFLVLIYLLISVKYPIGKDKKVNKHKLYYMTEVIGPWSMIDVFVVAILAALIHLANIEIIAGMAATAFALSVFFTLLAAHAFNERLIKGYQ from the coding sequence GTGATAGAAATAGATAAAGATAAACTCATAAGATGTCCGATATGCGGGGCTGTGAATCTAGATAAGGGTAGAAAGAACAGATGCCGACGTTGTAATTCTGCTATTTATCACCATAAACGTTTTAGTACAGAAAAATCCTGGGCATTCCTTATCACAGCTATGATCGCCTATATACCGGCCAATATCTATCCAATGCTTATCACTAAACAGTTTGGAAGCGAGGAGGGCAATACACTACTGGGCGGTGTTGTCATGTTATGGGAACATGGTTCCTACCCTATAGCCATGATCATCTTTGTTGCATCCATTCTGATACCTGTACTCAAGTTTCTTGTTTTGATTTATTTGTTGATTAGTGTAAAATACCCTATAGGGAAAGATAAGAAAGTCAATAAGCATAAATTGTATTATATGACAGAGGTCATTGGTCCATGGTCTATGATCGATGTTTTTGTGGTAGCCATACTTGCCGCACTTATTCATCTTGCAAATATTGAGATCATTGCGGGAATGGCAGCGACGGCTTTTGCACTCTCAGTATTTTTTACACTTTTAGCAGCACATGCTTTTAATGAACGTCTAATTAAGGGATATCAATAA
- a CDS encoding paraquat-inducible protein A — MKLENEDALDDLILCEQCFTLHEELPLEDGTKACCSACGAVLYRYDSKLIDHGLALSVTGLVFFILANLFPLVQIEILGHGQFITVPKTIFSLFEYGFYFVGILCTFLIFIFPFMVFTINMLLFTLLKMKRGKKLTKELLVLLAHIKPWSMTDIFLISILVALVKLIGYAQIHMGIAFWALMIFVLIDLYIVKRMHLFDLWMLRKRILLKEDAK; from the coding sequence ATGAAACTTGAAAATGAAGATGCACTTGATGACCTTATACTCTGTGAGCAATGTTTTACACTGCATGAAGAGTTACCTCTTGAAGACGGTACGAAGGCATGCTGTTCAGCATGCGGGGCAGTACTTTACAGATATGACAGTAAACTGATCGATCATGGTCTGGCATTGAGTGTCACAGGCCTTGTGTTTTTTATACTTGCCAATCTCTTTCCTTTGGTGCAGATAGAGATACTAGGGCACGGACAGTTCATTACGGTCCCTAAAACGATCTTTTCTCTGTTTGAATATGGGTTTTATTTTGTAGGGATCCTTTGTACCTTTCTCATTTTTATTTTTCCTTTTATGGTCTTTACTATCAATATGCTGCTTTTTACGCTTTTAAAGATGAAACGGGGTAAGAAGTTAACCAAAGAACTTCTTGTTTTGCTTGCACATATCAAGCCTTGGAGTATGACAGATATCTTTCTGATCAGTATACTCGTTGCACTGGTGAAATTGATCGGGTATGCTCAGATCCATATGGGCATTGCATTTTGGGCACTTATGATCTTTGTACTGATCGACCTCTACATAGTCAAACGTATGCATCTCTTTGACCTATGGATGCTGCGAAAAAGAATCCTGTTAAAGGAGGATGCAAAGTGA